A segment of the Manis javanica isolate MJ-LG chromosome 10, MJ_LKY, whole genome shotgun sequence genome:
TAATGTACCAAAAATTGGTGCTAAAATCTGtatcaaaataataattaccAGATATATTGCTTTGTCCCTAAAGAAGTAATTATGAGCCAAAGTAAGCAAGTAGCTCTTGGTTTTTCTTTAGCATTTCAAAGGAAACAGGCTCTTGTAAGATATTTTGTCATATCTATTGTGAAGTAAGAAGCTTTTCCCTATTCTATTATTCAACCATTTGATGAGATTCTACCTCATTTGCTAGTCATCTTCTGCCTGCTCTCTGCTCTGTGAGATGTTGTAGACCTTTTTGCAACATTCTTTTCAGAGCAGCTTTTACTTCCTTGTTCTTTAAGCTGTAGACAAGGGGATTCACTAGGGGGCTGACCACACAGTACTGTATGGAAAAAACCAACTCCAGGGGGGAACTTAAGGTTGGCATGAGATAGCGGAGGAAAGCAGATCCATAGAAGAAGCTCACTgcagtgaggtgggaggagcaggtggagaaggccttgcttCTGCCCGTGGGGGGCCTGATGCTCAGGATGGTGGTGACAATGCGGGCGTATGAGAAGAAGACCAGGAGTAAGGTCCCTGAGGCGTGCACAATAATAGCGCACACGAGCACTGCAAAGTTGCTGGAGACATCAGAGCAAGATAGAGAGAGCGGAGATGGCAGCTCACAGCTGAAGTGTGGCATCACATGAGCCTCACAGAAATCCAAATCCCAAGCCATGAGGATGTTCACGAGACCATCCAGAAAGCCCAGGCCCCATGAGGCCCATACCAGACCCCCACACAACTGTCTCCTCATCACCTGGCCATAGAGCAGCGGGCGGCAGATGGCATTGTAGCGGTCATAAGCCATGGCAGAGAGCACAAAGGCTTCAGTCCCTgcaatggaaaatacaaaaaaagcctGAGTGAGGCAGCCCTCTACTGAGATTGCTTTCTTCTGAGACAGGATTTTCTCCAGCATCTTGGGCACAGTGACTGAAGTTAAACAAAGGTACAGAAAAGAgaggtgactcaggaagaagtacatgggtgagTGGAGGTGCGAATCAGTCCTGATGACCAGCATCATCATCAGGTTCCCCATTATGGTCAGGAGGTAAATATACAGGAACAGGGCAAAGAGCAGGACCTGGATGTGGGGGTCGGCCGGCAGCCCAAGGAGGAGGAATCCCGTGATGGTGCTGTGGTTTCCTAGGACCGTGCTGGGAGATATTTTACTGGATTGAAAGCAGACAGATGCATGGGTGTTCACCTCCACGTCGTGGCACCTCAGGCTTTCCATTTCACTCAGTGTATGCACACATCTCTCCTCAGCCTGCTCatcttttacattaatttttttaaaaatctactttccCTGTTTTCCTAGAATCCTTTTGTCACTTAAATTTCTAACTAAACAGCTCCTCAACCCTATGCCCATGTATGCTCTTTCCACTTCTGACCCCTCTACCTTAAATGTCTTTGGAGaacttcatataatttttcagtctAGTCCATGACTAATTCATTTCATCACCTTCAACTCTCCAACTCATCAAATTACATCCTGGACACTTCTTCGAGAAATAATCTACTAGTTTCTGGTTTCAGCCACACAGTCTTTTACTCTTCATTCACAAGTTTGAAATAGTCCAATATTTCTTAATGATAACATGCTGTGTTTgttacatttttacttttcacGTATCTCTAGTACATTTAGTTATTTGATTCAAGGGCCAATTTTGAAACACATGTGGGTGCAGGTGTTGGGAGAGGGAATGGATTAAGGAAGGAGATTCCTAAATTACCTTTttaacagtaaaaaacaaaaaaaccctactGAGATTGATAAAACTTGTTCAGTTCCTCAGTTTGAACACTCAAGATTTGCATCCACTCAATATGAGCCTATGACCAGAACTTAGTCTACAGTGCCGTTTGCAACAGTCCCTCCTAAATGGTGAACTTCTCTGTTCTGCATTTACAGATCAGGCAATCTCTGTACAGACTGGCTTCTCTACCTGCAGAAATCCTGTCTTACTAGGGCTTTTTTAGAACCTGTTTATGGGTATTTTAAACCCTCTCCATGTGGTTCTGATGAGCCTCCGTTGCAGAATCAGAAATCTGTTGGTCCTACTAGATGCACCCAGTTGCCTTCATTCCTTTCCGCCGATTCTCTGCCTGGATTCCAGGTGATTCCCTGTTGACATTTTTCTCTTCAGGTCTTGACCCAAATCCTTTGGACTCTTCAGTCCTCACAGTAATTCCTTCttcttccatatatatatatatatatatatatatatatatatatatatatatatatatatatatatatatatatatatatatatatatatatacatatagtttaATTATCTCCTTTGCCAGCCCAGACTATGCACAGTGATGTCACCTATCAGTTCTTTGGTGCCAGTTATATTTAAGCATATAAACAATCAAACATTTGGTTTTTTCTCTACTTGAAGATCACAACAAAACTGTGTGAGTTGCATTATTCAAAtttgaaaatgaggaaactgaaactgaaATGTTGTTGTAAGTTGTTGGTGTTGAGAGAGTAAGTAGATTAGCTTTACATTTGTCCCCGATCTGTGAAGCTACCATATCTATAATTTTTAAGCCCAGACTGGCTGATGTCCATTTTCTTTACACATCTGCATCTCTCTATTCTGTGTTCTTGTCTCTCCTTTATTCTATAAATTGTTTTGGACATTCACTTGGACAGCTATCGTGATCTGGCCTTTACTACGATGTGTTAATAGTCGTTCTTTTTTCTCCAAACATTCTTATGGAGAACAGATTTGGTATTTAGTCATGCATATTATCTTCAGTCTTGAATACACAGCATAATGGGAGGCAACAATGGGTCCTTAATATCTGCTGAATgtacaaagaatgaaagaatgaagcaaATATGGCATTTTACATGTGTTTTTTTAGCGGCATATTCCCTGGTTGAACTGTAGTTTCAGAAATATGGAAAACTTAAGGTTGACtgggaagtggaggaggaagggaaggctaTGAGGGATTAAGGGGTTTACTTTGTAGTGATTGTGAAGGTGGAAGGCTCACCATCTGTTGTAATAACTGGCAGCTACAGAGTCCTTCCCCTCAGTGAGCAGCTAATACCTACTAGCTCATTTCTGTCCACATATGGAGGGTTGCTTAAAACCATGACACTTACTCATCTATCCACTGGATAATTTATCCATTATTTCATCCCTTTATTTAGTTACATAATATTTCATGTATCTCCTCCATAGTCAGTCATTTCCATCCAtgtttgcattcattcatttatcaatcACATCATCACTTCTCACTTATCTAAATGTTCAAAGTATTAAAGGTCTACTTTGTGCAAGATCCTCTGCTTAACCATTACTTAGCCTTTGTTGAACTGTTGTGTGAACACACTTATTTGTCCTACTTGTTCAGCATCCGGCCTGAAATCTCATATTGGATACATTTTTTTGTACCCACCTtgaaatttcagattttattccTTCGTGAGTTCTCCTTCTTGGTACGGTAACTGCTTACGGTCATCCTCATCTGTCAGATAGAAACTGAATTCCCCACCTTTTCCCTGGGAGATTTCACCAATTTCATGTTGTTCTTGCCCAGAGAAGTCACCATAACAAATTGCATTCCTGCTGGGCCAGCCAAGGCCCGCTTTGCctaactttcctttctcttcttctttcttacttaGACAAGTTCCCATACTCTCACCCCTAAACAGAGCCCATATTCAAATTACCTCTCTATACCTGGTGAGTACTTCGCAGCCCAGTGTGCTGGCCCAAAATAAATCTGATTCTGCATCAAGGATGAATGAGCAGATGGAAAAGTCAATTTTCCCATCTTTTGGTTTGTGAAAGCTTGTCTAAAtaaacaatttctttttattcttcagtaGTAAAAAGTCAATCCCATTCATTCAATTTAACTggaaaatttctcaaaatttgCAATTATTGCCTGATTTTGGTCAGAGATTTGCTCTGTATTTACTCTCTGGTTTTCCCACATTTAATGTCACCTGGCTACAACCCATTTTTGTTTCCAGTATTTAGCTGAGAAAACTCCAGCATATCCAAAGAATTTTGAAGAAACTGTGGGTTAGAGATCCAATATCGAGAACCTCTGTTCTGTGCTGACTCCACACAAGCTGTCAGCAAGACAGGTGAAAGCCCACGTTATGAGATTTCCATGGTTTACTCCCCCTGGCTCCCAACATAGGTCCTCTGACTGTGTCCACCTCAAAATGGGGCTTCACTTCATCCTTGCAGTGGAAAGTGAGCACTAATTTCAAATTCTCTTCACTTACCTTGAGAGAGGAAATACAGTGGCTTGTAGTCAATTGGAATTGAATGCCTACTTTGAAATTCAGAAAGAGGTGAAGTGAGAGAAGTTTGGGTGCTTGTACAGAGTAGCGCAGAGGTAAGATGAAGGTAGAGCCCTGCCTGGGTGGTTATCTCAACAAAATACTTATTTCCCAATTTGCCTGAGTAGCTGTGCTTGAGCACATCTCAGATAGGTCACCTCTAGTTTTTTGCATATGTTACTTTCAGATATCGCCCTGAAGAGAGGTGGAGCAAGACATTGCATTTTCTGGGTGAgtgaaaaaataatcacaaataatTATCaccttccatcctttcacttttggCTCACGTTTATACTACTCTTTAGTAAAAACTCTTTTATCTAAATTAACATTTGCCAAATGTAAACTTTAGTAAATTCTGAGAGACAAAGAATATTATGCCATTGCATATTATTAACTTGTTCAGATCCAATAATCTTATAGCATTTCCAAGAAACTGTCTCACAATTTATCTACTCAGTGAAATTTCACAGAAAATAGTTGTTAATTATGAAAGTACTGGATAAACAGATTAATGAagacagaatgagagagagaTCTAGTGCTGGAAGGCAGACATAGTCTAGGTAGATACTATTAGGAATGTGAGAAACTCAGAAGAGCTTTAACACCTCTGATTTTCGAAGGCCACCCGAAATGGGAAGGGTCGCAGGGCTTGTGGTTTGAATGCATGGAAGGCAAAGTTCACACAGCTCAATATTTCCCTTTGAATCTTCTCTGGattctgctttttctcttctcctttaatGACTAATATTTGTGAAGACCAGACTTGATAAGGTGGTTAATAATAGACAAGTATTTTCAGTACCTGTGTTTATGATCTATTTATGTATTTAGGGAAGGAAGAGGACCTCAGACCACTTAAGTATATCTTCTAGACGTGCTTCCACCACTCCTCCCCATCCTGGGAACCTCTTCGCTTCTGCTGTCAGTTTCCCAGATCATTGCAGTTTCCACACCCAGAGCACACACAACCCTGAAGAGCATAGAGAGAGTTAGTAGGTGCTGAAAGCAACTGAGGACAAGGGCCTCCAAGGAGAGAAACATTCATAAAGGTTCGGATGTCTGGAACTCAGTCTGTAGCACAAGGAAAGGATGGTGAGAGAACTCAAGAAAGGAGGTGCCTAAGAAGTGAGACCCCAAAGGCCGTGTGGGCGGAAGTAAGCAGAAATTGAAAGTTTCCATGTGGGAATGAGAGGAACCTTTAGAAAATTCATGAAGGTCTGAGATTTTCTGGCACAAATATCATCCTTTGGCTCAAGTCTTACCGTGATAAAAGTTCATCTTTGGTCAGGTGATCATAATGTGCAGTAGAACTGATATTTCTGTAGTGTAATTTCAGGAAGCATTCATGTTAGGTTTTCTTGTTTACAAGTCTCAGTGAGGAAGGACAAATGACCATCACAGATGGATAAGCCTAAGGACACTTTTCATCTGACTCTACCACAAGGGTCTATACTTCCTTTACCTGCCCCTGTGACTCTGTATATGGGCAAACAATATCAGTGAAGCATGTGACCTTCAGATACAATTTAGCTTAAGGGACCCAGACAGATTGATAGAGCTGGTGTAACTTAGCAGGTCCAAAAAGCTGTATTCCCTCAGGTCATAGTCTAAGACAAACTTTAAACTCATTAACTAGAAGAAAGAAGCTTATAGAAGTCTTAGGGGATTTCATGATATAGGCTATAGAACTGTATGGTTGAAGCTTTTCTGTAAACCCTGGAGTCTTATGGGCTTTGAAAGTAGACCAGCTGGGAAAGCTTTTCCTATTCACCTCTTACTGGGGAGATACCTTGTTGGAAATTATGAAGGAAGGTGTATAGTGAGACTTCACTCACCTGACAGCTTGCTGCCCCATTGCACAGGGAACTGTATCTCTAAACATAACTGGGATGAACATTTTGATGactaaagatattttaaaaatcagaaacagttACATATGCATCTATCCAATTTGCATTGGCTGCCCCTGTGAAACCTCGTGCTGTCCTAGTGCAATAAAGAGCAGCTTATGGCACAATCACAGGTTCCAGCTTCTCATTCTCATGGAAGTATCCTCATCTCTGGGGCTGAGTTGTTGGACCACAGTGTGGATCTACTCAGCTTATGGGAAAGTTTTGCCTTCAAgcctttctatttttatttgaaaatgtaaaattgatatataattgacacATCTCTTTGTGTAAGTAAAGGTGTAAACATATTGAATTGATTCATCTATATATTGCAGTATGACTGCCATTGTAGCATTCGTTAACTTCTGTATCATGGTACATATTATCATTTCTTATAGTGGAAAATATCAAGATATAGTCTCAGCAAGTTTGGTGTTTGTCTGTAATCATTCTACTCTATTTAGATCTCCAAGATTTACTTATCTATTGATTGCAAGTTTGTACTAAACAACATCTCTACTGAACATGGGAGCACAGATGTCTCTTTGAGACTCTGACTTCATTGCCTTTGGATAtttatccagaagtggaattgctcaaTCATTTGATAGTTctaattttaattctttgagaaGTCTGTATTTCCAGAGTGATTAAACCAAATTATATTCCCACAAATAGTGTACAAGGGCtctctttctctacatcctcaccaacacttactatcGCTTGTCTTCTTGATGATAGCCGTTCTAATAGGCACTGGGTCCTAAGTCATGGAGCTTtcattgcattttcttgatggttaGCGATGTTGACCACCTTTAATATATCTGTTTGTGATTTgtaggtcttctttggaaaaatgtccaatcagattctttccccatttttaaactggttatttgtctttttgttattgacTCGTATAcgtgttatatatttttaattttctgcaaCTCAAGCACTGTGACAGACATGAAGTGAAAATTCAAGGTATCATTGAGGAATGTCAAAGGGAAAATGAAGAGAACAAGAGAGCAGAGATGCAAAATTTTTTCACAGACATAGCCCATGGAAATGAGTCTGGTAAATAAACCAGTTACATAAAAAACTTTACATATAAGAAAGAACCCAAAATACTTGCAAGTATATATACTTGGAGTTAATAATAGTTTtcattattgaaagaaattatatatgcattttcatgtttctttagtatgtatttataactggaaattatatttaaaattctttcagaatGGTGTGCATTAATAAGTATTATGAAATCCATTGTTGTAATAGgtatattgaaaaataatgtgTGCCAAATCTTAAACTGCTCTGGGGTATCCATTGTGTGCTTACACTGTATTTTCTTTGGCAAAACCTCATTATGAGGCAAGGTGCATTGACTTGTTGCTCATCTGATTAATAAACTACATTCTAAACAGAAAAACATGTCTTTAAGCAGACAACATGCTGGTCCAGAAAGTGGCTGGACTAATACGGTCATTTGATGTTTTGTTTGCCCCCAAGCCAGAATAAATTTGATCTACTTTTCTCTATATGATCCCCTTAAGCTCTGTGGATTTTGATCATACTCTTCTTTGCTCCAATATCAGGGAAATCAGGAAACGCTCTTAGTGTTAACTAATAATAGATCATGCAGTAGTAAAGTAACCCCATCATCTTCTGTATTTGGGCAGTGCATATTGGAGATATTTTCTAAAGGTCCTTCTCACAGCTGCTTTCACCTCATTATTTTTTAAGCTGTAGATGAGGGGATTCACCAAGGGAGGGACCACACTGTACTGTACAGACATGATCAACTCCAGGGGTGAACCTGAGGTTGGCATGAGATAGCGAAGGGAAATCGAGCCATAAAACAGGAGGATTGCAGAGAGGtgagaggagcaggtggagaaggccttgccTCTACCTGAGGAGTGGCTCATACTGAGGATTGTGGAGACAATAAGGGCATAGGAGAATACAATCAGCAAACAGGTTCCAAACCCATGCAGGAGACTGGAACAGAGCAGAACAGTAAGACTGGTGGAGACATCAGAGcaggacagagggaagagagagggcagCTCACAGCTGTAGTGGGGGATGGACTGATCCTTACAGAAGTCCAAGCTCATAGCTGGTAGGATGTTGATGAGTGCGTCCAGAAAGCTCAGGACCCAGGAGCTGCACACCAGACTATTACAGAGCCGGTTGGTCATGATCTGTCCGTAGTGCAGAGAGTGGcagatggcaacatagcggtcataggccattacTGAGAGCAGGCAGGCTTCAGTGCCCCCAGCATCAAACACAAAGAAGACTTGAGCCAGACAGCCCCCCACAGAGATGGTTTTCTTCTGAGACAGGAGGTTCTCTAGCAGCTTGGGCACGGTGACTGAGGAGTAGCAAAGATCCAGGAAAGAgaggtgactcaggaagaagtacatgggcgtGTGGAGGTGAGAATCAGTCCTGATCACCAGCAGCATCGTGAGGTTTCCCATCACAGTCAGGAGGTAAATCACTAGGAACAGCACAAAGAGCAGGGCCTGGACGTGGGGGTCTGCAGACAGCCCCAGGAGGATGAACTCGGTGACGGTGCTGTGGTTCCCCAAGGCCATCTGGAGAGACtgtagaatagaaataaaaataggaacaGAGAGGGACTTCAGCAAAGCGATGGAGTGTGGAGCTCCAAGCTCCTGTTCCTTTACAGGAACACTGAAAAACAAGGAGAGACTGTCAGCATCAACCTTTTAGGTTCTCTGGAAGCTGTCAAAGTTTTAAAGCAATAAAGTGAACActccatagagaaaaaaaaacttaacacTAGTAGGAAGGTTTTGTGTCATGTTTATTTTCCCTTGCCTACCCACTCCCAGCCTCAGTGGCCACCCTGAAGGTGGCAGCCCACATTCCCAGTGTTGAACCCTGGTCCCAGGTCTGGAAGGAGCAGAGCAGACCTTATTCACAAGTTATTGTTTGGTGTTCTAAATTGTCTGGGGACTACCTGAAGGACTTATACAAGATGCTCTGTCTCATTTTCATAAAACCCAGAAATCATTCAGGGATCAAAAGCAGCACACATTGCTTGAAAACAGCAGAGGAATAACAAAAACCTCTAGCTGCCTGGGCAAAATATTAtggcaaaatatatgaaacatataAAAGACCATCAATATCCTAGAAGGAGAAGCTAGGGAGAGAGTTTCTCTGGGAAACTAGAGTATTCAACAGTGCCTGTGTATACTAGGGAATTTAGAAATCTACACACTTGCCCAGTAGCACTCTTGCTACTAGGAGACTAGAGAAGACCTTACATTTTCACCTCTGGCTGATTTTTTGTTTCAGGCAAAATTCTGGCTGATTTTTTGTTTGAAGGCAGATTTGTAAGCAGCCTGGGAAAATGTTGAAAGACTGCCTCAGCACAGAGCCTATTTACAAAGACTGGGAggcttgtttaaaaaattttaatttagctCCTGTCATGCAAGGAAATGTCTTGCAAAACACGAGTTGAACTCAAGCTAAAGGAGAAGAGACTACAGTGAGAACACAGAGCAATGAATTATCTTTGCAAAAATAGTTTGGAGAAATCACTATATAATAGAGGACTACAAGCcttcaaatataaaaaacagaaaaggaggagaaTTTAATTTCCAGAGTCATCTCATTCCAATATTTAAAAGTGTAGTttccaacaaaaaaaatcacaaaagataTAAAGAGGCAAGAAGGTAGCCCTgttcaaaggagaaaaatgagttGAGAGAAAATGGCTACAAGGAAGTGTAGATATTGGTCTTATTAGACAAAGACCACCCCCACTCCAGCCCTACTGAGATATATATTGAAGTCACCATTACCTTGATATCAAAGCAAGATAAAGAGatcacaagaaaaggaaattacagagcaatatccttCGTGAAAATGGATGCAAAAAGTTCCGACCGtttattagcaaaccaaatccaaaggCATCTTGGAAGGTTTGTACACCATAAATAAGGGGTTTAACTTAGGAATACAGTGTGATTCAATCTAAGAatatcaatcaatgtaatacacaatataaatacaaaaaagaaaaaagccccaTCATCTCAGTTGTAGAGACTAATCATTTGACAACTTCCAACAGGTTTTTATGTTaagaaacacacagaaaactaGGAACGAAGGGAAATTGCTCAGTACTACAAAGAGCATTTATGAAAAAATGCAGCTagcataatattccatggtgaAAGAGTGAAAGCTTTATCCatgagattaggaacaagacgATGACGCCTACTTTCATTTCAACATTGTACTGTAAGTTCTAGTTagagaaattagacaagaaaaagaaatgaaggcattCAGATTGTCTATTTACAAATGTCATGATTttacatatggaaaaaaaatgcacTCCAATTTACTAGAATAggtaaaaaaattaagcaaagttgcagcaaAGTTCAGCAAAGAACAAACATAAAATTCAGTTGTGTTTTTATAAATAaccaatgaacaatctgaaaaggaaattgaaaatgcAATTTTTTTACACagacatcaaaaaaataaaatatttaggaataaacttaattaaggaaataaaagacttaaacactgaaaattacaaaatattgctgaaagaaatgaaagatttaaataaatggaaggacatCCCTTATTCATGGATTCAATACTGATAAGATGTCCATAGTACTCAATcaatctacaaattcaaagcaattcctatcaaaagcCTAACAGTCTTTTCTGCATAAATGGAAAATCTAACCCTCAGATTCATATAGAGTTGCAAgggatcctgaatagccaaacaatCTTGAAGAAGAATAATTCAGATGGAGGGCTCACACTTCCAGATGTCAAAACTTACTAAAAAGCTATGTTAATAAAAAGCAGTGTGGTACTGACATAAGaatagacatatagaccaatgagAGACCAGTGAGCGACCAGAATAAATTTATACAACTATGGCTAATTCACTAGTACCAAGACTGTTCAATAAAGAAAGTATCTCTACAAAAAATGGTGCTGAGACAAAGGAATATCcagatgcaaaagaatgaatttggaccccTATCTCACACTATATTAATAATCaaaaaaagattaatgaaatataaatgctGAAAgcataatactcttagaagaaaatataagggtTACCTTTCAGTATGTTGGATTTGGCCATGATTTATTGTCACAAAACAatgaatgacaaaagaaaaatagataacattgatttcatcaaaattaaaaacttttgtgcatcaaagaacgttatcaacaaaatgaagagacaacctacagaatgctagcaaatcatatgtctgataagcATCTGCTATTCAGAAATAACTTGTACAGTTCAACAACCAAGTACAAATATCCAATTTGAAAATAGTGAAAAGgaatagagatttttccaaagaagatatacaagaaCATTGCtaacaagaacatgaaaagatactcaacatccaGCATCATTtgggaaatgtgaatcaaaaacTATAATGAGGAACTACTTTATACTCACTCAAGTGGCTATAAGAATAATTAATCAAAACCCAGAAAGTAACAAGTTTTGACagggatatggagaaactggaatccttgtACATGGCTGGTAGGAATGCCAAATGATACAGCCATTGTGGAGCACAGTTTGATgatcttcaaaaagttaaacagcaTTACCATAGCTCTGCACTGTATACCTCCTGGGTGTATAGAAAAGCATTGAAAACAGGTACTCAAAcaagtacatatacacacatgctcatagcagcattattcataacaactATCCGGTGGAAACAGCTcagatgtccatcagcagataaaTTAACAAATGGTGGTATgttcacacaatggaatttttttcAGTCATAATAGGGAATTGATACATGgtacaacatagatgaaactccaaaacattatgcaaagtgaaaaacGACAGACACACAGGTTACATgtcacatgattccatttatatgaaatatcagaCAGACGgagattagtggttgtcaggggctaaTAGAAGGGGTAGTTGGGATGAAACTGCTTAGTGGTCTCAGGTGTTACTTTGCAGTGATGGTAATGTTTTGAAACTGACAGAAATGGTTATGGAAAACATTAGTACTAAAGGCTatccttttgttcattttaaagtgGTTACTCTTACATTATATGAATTTtgcctcaataaatacttattaa
Coding sequences within it:
- the LOC140843902 gene encoding olfactory receptor 8S1-like; amino-acid sequence: MESLRCHDVEVNTHASVCFQSSKISPSTVLGNHSTITGFLLLGLPADPHIQVLLFALFLYIYLLTIMGNLMMMLVIRTDSHLHSPMYFFLSHLSFLYLCLTSVTVPKMLEKILSQKKAISVEGCLTQAFFVFSIAGTEAFVLSAMAYDRYNAICRPLLYGQVMRRQLCGGLVWASWGLGFLDGLVNILMAWDLDFCEAHVMPHFSCELPSPLSLSCSDVSSNFAVLVCAIIVHASGTLLLVFFSYARIVTTILSIRPPTGRSKAFSTCSSHLTAVSFFYGSAFLRYLMPTLSSPLELVFSIQYCVVSPLVNPLVYSLKNKEVKAALKRMLQKGLQHLTEQRAGRR
- the LOC108391534 gene encoding olfactory receptor 8S1-like, whose translation is MALGNHSTVTEFILLGLSADPHVQALLFVLFLVIYLLTVMGNLTMLLVIRTDSHLHTPMYFFLSHLSFLDLCYSSVTVPKLLENLLSQKKTISVGGCLAQVFFVFDAGGTEACLLSVMAYDRYVAICHSLHYGQIMTNRLCNSLVCSSWVLSFLDALINILPAMSLDFCKDQSIPHYSCELPSLFPLSCSDVSTSLTVLLCSSLLHGFGTCLLIVFSYALIVSTILSMSHSSGRGKAFSTCSSHLSAILLFYGSISLRYLMPTSGSPLELIMSVQYSVVPPLVNPLIYSLKNNEVKAAVRRTFRKYLQYALPKYRR